Proteins from a genomic interval of Peromyscus leucopus breed LL Stock chromosome 12, UCI_PerLeu_2.1, whole genome shotgun sequence:
- the Ranbp1 gene encoding ran-specific GTPase-activating protein isoform X1 yields MWPGPPASCAVAPCDAPAGVGDPSLVPHRALHSLGRYAGKRRRHRWRKLALLVDAGLGAGAALLVARVSAAAEPRCCETEGLLFLYPVEFGSDSHEDHDTSTENADESNHDPQFEPIVSLPEQEIKTLEEDEEELFKMRAKLFRFASENDLPEWKERGTGDVKLLKHKEKGTIRLLMRRDKTLKICANHYITPMMELKPNAGSDRAWVWNTHADFADECPKPELLAIRFLNAENAQKFKTKFEECRKEIEEKEKKGPGKNENAEKVAEKLEALSVKEARDEAEDKSEEKQ; encoded by the exons ATGTGGCCGGGGCCGCCGGCTTCCTGCGCCGTGGCCCCCTGTGATGCCCCCGCTGGTGTCGGAGACCCTTCTCTGGTTCCCCACAGAGCCCTTCATTCATTGGGTCGTTACGCCGGGAAGCGCCGCCGCCATCGGTGGCGGAAGCTCGCTCTTCTGGTAGACGCGGGACTCGGGGCGGGGGCGGCTTTGTTGGTGGCTCGCGTGTCGGCCGCAGCGGAGCCGCGGTGCTGTGAAACCGAAGGGCTTCTATTTCTTTATCCTGTGGAGTTTGGTAGT GACAGTCATGAGGACCATGACACCTCCACAGAGAATGCAGACGAATCCAACCATGACCCCCAGTTCGAGCCGATAGTTTCTCTTCCTGAGCAAGAAATTAAAACActggaggaagatgaagaggaactTTTTAAGAT GCGAGCAAAGCTATTCCGGTTTGCTTCAGAGAATGACCTCCCAGAATGGAAGGAGCGAGGCACTGGTGACGTCAAGCTCCTGAAGCATAAGGAAAAAGGGACCATCCGCCTTCTCATGAGGAGGGACAAGACTCTGAAAATATGCGCCAACCACTATA TCACACCGATGATGGAGCTGAAGCCGAATGCTGGCAGTGACCGCGCCTGGGTCTGGAATACCCACGCCGACTTTGCTGATGAGTGCCCCAAGCCTGAGCTGCTCGCCATCcgcttcctaaatgctgaga ATGCACAGAAGTTCAAAACAAAGTTTGAAGAATGCAGGAAAGAgattgaagagaaagaaaagaaag GACCAGGCAAGAATGAAAATGCCGAAAAGGTGGCCGAGAAGCTGGAAGCCCTTTCTGTGAAGGAGGCCAGAGATGAGGCTGAAGACAAATCTGAAGAGAAGCAATGA
- the Ranbp1 gene encoding ran-specific GTPase-activating protein isoform X2, whose protein sequence is MAAAKDSHEDHDTSTENADESNHDPQFEPIVSLPEQEIKTLEEDEEELFKMRAKLFRFASENDLPEWKERGTGDVKLLKHKEKGTIRLLMRRDKTLKICANHYITPMMELKPNAGSDRAWVWNTHADFADECPKPELLAIRFLNAENAQKFKTKFEECRKEIEEKEKKGPGKNENAEKVAEKLEALSVKEARDEAEDKSEEKQ, encoded by the exons ATGGCGGCCGCCAAG GACAGTCATGAGGACCATGACACCTCCACAGAGAATGCAGACGAATCCAACCATGACCCCCAGTTCGAGCCGATAGTTTCTCTTCCTGAGCAAGAAATTAAAACActggaggaagatgaagaggaactTTTTAAGAT GCGAGCAAAGCTATTCCGGTTTGCTTCAGAGAATGACCTCCCAGAATGGAAGGAGCGAGGCACTGGTGACGTCAAGCTCCTGAAGCATAAGGAAAAAGGGACCATCCGCCTTCTCATGAGGAGGGACAAGACTCTGAAAATATGCGCCAACCACTATA TCACACCGATGATGGAGCTGAAGCCGAATGCTGGCAGTGACCGCGCCTGGGTCTGGAATACCCACGCCGACTTTGCTGATGAGTGCCCCAAGCCTGAGCTGCTCGCCATCcgcttcctaaatgctgaga ATGCACAGAAGTTCAAAACAAAGTTTGAAGAATGCAGGAAAGAgattgaagagaaagaaaagaaag GACCAGGCAAGAATGAAAATGCCGAAAAGGTGGCCGAGAAGCTGGAAGCCCTTTCTGTGAAGGAGGCCAGAGATGAGGCTGAAGACAAATCTGAAGAGAAGCAATGA